The following proteins come from a genomic window of Solwaraspora sp. WMMA2065:
- a CDS encoding lytic murein transglycosylase: MVEDGSGTPAPHRLRPAVPAPARPPRQESAPDPDTIRSTGTASTGDTGPGSDTGPTSELRPRSDTGSGAGGGDDTRRTADSDPGDSKPADSRHADSKSGGTRPIGASADEQARPATDPPVPAPVPAPAPAPATTLAVVGRHRREDAPFGTRIGWLHPARLRPVRRGLRRAARAAGAWSRQPAGRLALPGLLLLALVAGSGTAGAVLVPAAAGDRPPAPSPTALGTTAVPQLPETTDPDLLEPPADPPLDGGLNPGAPTRPATVLAAWATRTASRVDIPVVAMEAYGYAELVLATTTPDCRLSWTTLAAIGMIESTHGRANGSRLDADGRAVPPITGLPLDGAGGRQRITDTDNGELDNDPVYDRAVGPMQFIPTTWAEFAVDADNDGVIDPQDIDDASLAAANYLCRNGRDLSTPSDWWSAILSYNNVQPYAQAVFDTANDYGARSRT, from the coding sequence ATGGTCGAGGACGGATCGGGTACGCCAGCACCGCACCGGTTGCGTCCGGCGGTGCCGGCGCCTGCCCGGCCGCCGCGGCAGGAAAGCGCCCCGGACCCGGACACCATCCGGTCGACCGGCACCGCGTCGACCGGCGACACCGGACCAGGCAGCGACACCGGACCGACCAGCGAACTCCGACCACGCAGCGACACCGGGTCCGGCGCAGGTGGCGGCGACGACACCCGGCGGACCGCCGACAGCGACCCCGGCGACAGCAAACCCGCCGACAGCAGACACGCCGACAGCAAATCCGGCGGCACCCGGCCGATCGGTGCTTCCGCAGACGAGCAGGCGCGGCCGGCGACCGACCCACCCGTACCGGCACCCGTACCGGCACCGGCACCGGCACCGGCCACCACGCTGGCCGTGGTCGGCCGACACCGCCGGGAGGACGCGCCGTTCGGCACCCGGATCGGCTGGCTGCACCCGGCACGGCTGCGACCGGTCCGGCGCGGCCTGCGCCGAGCGGCCCGGGCGGCCGGCGCCTGGAGTCGCCAGCCGGCCGGCCGGTTGGCCCTGCCCGGTCTGCTCCTGCTGGCGCTGGTCGCCGGCAGCGGCACCGCCGGTGCCGTGCTGGTCCCAGCGGCCGCCGGCGACCGGCCTCCGGCCCCCTCGCCCACGGCGCTCGGCACCACCGCCGTACCGCAGTTGCCTGAGACCACGGACCCCGACCTGCTCGAGCCACCGGCGGATCCCCCGCTCGACGGCGGGCTGAACCCGGGTGCCCCGACCCGGCCGGCCACGGTCCTCGCCGCCTGGGCGACCCGCACGGCCAGCCGGGTCGACATACCGGTGGTGGCGATGGAGGCGTACGGCTACGCCGAGTTGGTGCTGGCCACCACCACGCCGGACTGCCGGCTGTCGTGGACCACGCTGGCCGCGATCGGCATGATCGAGTCGACTCACGGCCGGGCGAACGGATCACGGTTGGACGCCGACGGCCGCGCCGTACCGCCGATCACCGGGCTGCCGTTGGACGGTGCCGGCGGACGTCAGCGGATCACCGACACCGACAACGGCGAGTTGGACAACGACCCGGTGTACGACCGGGCGGTCGGCCCGATGCAGTTCATCCCGACCACCTGGGCGGAGTTCGCGGTGGACGCGGACAACGACGGTGTCATCGATCCGCAGGATATCGATGACGCCAGCCTCGCTGCCGCTAACTACTTGTGTCGGAACGGGCGCGATCTGTCCACACCTTCTGATTGGTGGAGCGCGATCCTGTCGTACAACAACGTGCAGCCGTACGCCCAGGCGGTCTTCGACACCGCCAACGACTACGGTGCCCGTAGCCGTACTTAG
- a CDS encoding 2-oxoacid:acceptor oxidoreductase subunit alpha: protein MTKQVRQLDRVVIRFAGDSGDGMQLTGDRFTSETAQLGNDISTLPNFPAEIRAPAGTLPGVSSFQVHFADYDILTPGDSPNVLVAMNPAALKANLGDLPRGADIIVNTDEFTRRNLAKVGYATSPLDDGSLDGYAVHPVALTSMTIGALAELSVSKKDAERAKNMFALGLLSWMYSRPYESTIRFLERKFAKRPDLVAANIAAFKAGWNFGETTEDFSVRYEVNPARMRPGTYRNITGNAALSLGLVAAGVRAKLPVFLGAYPITPASDILHELSKHKRFGVVTMQAEDEIAAVGAALGAAYGGALGITTTSGPGVALKGETISLAVALELPLVIVDVQRAGPSTGMPTKTEQADLNMALFGRHGEAPVAVIAPRSPSDCFHAAIEAARIALTYRTPVLLLSDNYVANGSEPWLLPEVDSLPDLQVEFATEANDDDGKTFLPYLRDPQTLARPWAIPGTPGLEHRIGGLEKADRTGDISYDPANHDFMVRTRQARIDAIPVPDVEVEDPNGDARTLVLGWGSTYGPIGAACRALRQRGLSVAQAHLRHLAPLPANLGEVLRNYDRVVIPEMNLGQLAHVIRARYLVDAIGYNQVRGLPFTATELETMLEEVVKNV, encoded by the coding sequence GTGACCAAGCAGGTCCGTCAACTGGATCGGGTGGTCATCCGTTTCGCTGGCGACTCCGGTGACGGCATGCAGCTGACCGGCGACCGGTTCACCTCGGAGACCGCGCAGCTCGGCAACGACATCTCCACGTTGCCGAACTTCCCGGCCGAGATCCGGGCTCCCGCCGGCACCCTGCCCGGGGTGTCCAGCTTCCAGGTGCACTTCGCCGACTACGACATCCTCACCCCCGGCGACTCGCCCAACGTCTTGGTCGCCATGAACCCGGCGGCGCTGAAGGCGAACCTCGGTGACCTGCCGCGCGGCGCGGACATCATCGTCAACACCGACGAGTTCACCCGCCGCAACCTGGCGAAGGTCGGGTACGCCACCAGCCCACTGGACGACGGCTCGCTCGACGGGTACGCCGTACACCCGGTGGCGCTGACCTCGATGACCATCGGCGCGCTCGCCGAGCTGTCCGTTTCGAAGAAGGACGCCGAGCGGGCGAAGAACATGTTCGCGCTGGGTCTGCTCTCCTGGATGTACTCCCGGCCCTACGAGTCCACCATCCGGTTCCTGGAGCGCAAGTTCGCCAAGCGCCCGGACCTGGTGGCGGCGAACATCGCCGCGTTCAAGGCCGGCTGGAACTTCGGCGAGACCACCGAGGATTTCTCGGTACGTTACGAGGTCAACCCGGCCCGGATGCGCCCGGGCACGTACCGCAACATCACCGGCAACGCGGCGCTGTCGCTCGGGCTGGTGGCCGCCGGGGTCCGGGCCAAGCTGCCGGTCTTCCTCGGCGCCTACCCGATCACGCCGGCCTCGGACATCCTGCACGAGTTGAGCAAGCACAAGCGGTTCGGTGTGGTCACCATGCAGGCCGAGGACGAGATCGCCGCGGTCGGTGCGGCGCTCGGCGCGGCGTACGGCGGCGCCCTCGGCATCACCACCACCTCCGGGCCCGGCGTGGCGCTCAAGGGCGAGACCATCTCGCTCGCCGTCGCGTTGGAACTGCCGCTGGTGATCGTCGACGTGCAGCGGGCCGGGCCGTCCACCGGCATGCCGACCAAGACCGAGCAGGCCGACCTGAACATGGCGCTGTTCGGCCGGCACGGCGAGGCACCGGTCGCGGTGATCGCGCCGCGCTCGCCGTCGGACTGCTTCCACGCCGCCATCGAGGCGGCCCGGATCGCGCTCACCTACCGCACCCCGGTGCTGCTGCTGTCCGACAACTACGTGGCCAACGGTTCCGAGCCGTGGCTGCTGCCCGAGGTCGACTCCCTGCCCGACCTGCAGGTCGAGTTCGCCACCGAGGCCAACGACGACGACGGCAAGACCTTCCTGCCGTACCTGCGCGACCCGCAGACGCTGGCCCGGCCGTGGGCGATCCCCGGCACCCCCGGCCTGGAGCACCGCATCGGCGGTCTGGAGAAGGCCGACCGCACCGGCGACATCTCCTACGACCCGGCGAACCACGACTTCATGGTGCGGACCAGGCAGGCCCGGATCGACGCGATCCCGGTGCCGGACGTCGAGGTGGAGGATCCGAACGGCGACGCCCGGACGCTGGTGCTCGGCTGGGGGTCGACGTACGGACCGATCGGCGCCGCCTGCCGGGCGCTGCGCCAGCGTGGCCTGTCGGTCGCCCAGGCCCATCTGCGGCACCTGGCACCGCTGCCGGCCAACCTCGGCGAGGTGCTGCGCAACTACGACCGGGTGGTGATCCCGGAGATGAACCTCGGTCAACTGGCCCACGTGATCCGGGCCCGTTACCTGGTCGACGCGATCGGTTACAACCAGGTCCGTGGCCTGCCGTTCACCGCCACGGAGCTGGAGACCATGCTGGAAGAGGTCGTGAAGAATGTCTGA
- a CDS encoding 2-oxoacid:ferredoxin oxidoreductase subunit beta, whose translation MSEPARNGRPGGTPVAVKLTAKDFKSDQEVRWCPGCGDYAILAAVQSFMPELNMPRERIVFVSGIGCSSRFPYYMNTYGMHSIHGRAPAIATGLSVSRPDLSVWVVTGDGDALSIGGNHLIHALRRNVNLKILLFNNRIYGLTKGQYSPTSELGKITKSTPVGSADSPFNPLSLALGAEATFVARTIDSDRKHLQSVLRAAAEHQGSAFVEIYQNCNIFNDGAFEQLKEPATRDDYLIRLEHGQPITFGADGQFCVVHPPGGFGLEVRETASVPAEQIVVHDATIAEPAYAFALSRLPAADLRNTPIGVFRSVSRPSYDSLIQTQVEQARAAAEGTPEEQLAGLLRSGDTWSIN comes from the coding sequence ATGTCTGAGCCCGCCCGCAACGGACGCCCCGGCGGTACGCCGGTGGCGGTCAAGCTCACCGCCAAGGACTTCAAGTCCGACCAGGAGGTGCGCTGGTGCCCCGGCTGCGGTGACTACGCGATCCTCGCCGCCGTGCAGTCGTTCATGCCGGAACTGAACATGCCCCGGGAGCGGATCGTCTTCGTCTCCGGCATCGGCTGCTCGTCGCGCTTCCCGTACTACATGAACACGTACGGCATGCACTCCATCCACGGCCGGGCGCCGGCGATCGCCACCGGTCTGTCGGTGTCCCGCCCGGACCTGTCGGTCTGGGTGGTGACCGGGGACGGTGACGCGCTGTCGATCGGCGGCAACCACCTGATCCACGCGCTGCGCCGCAACGTCAACCTCAAGATCCTGCTGTTCAACAACCGGATCTACGGGCTGACCAAGGGGCAGTACTCGCCGACCTCCGAGCTGGGCAAGATCACCAAGTCGACGCCGGTCGGCTCGGCGGACTCACCGTTCAACCCGCTGTCGCTGGCCCTCGGCGCCGAGGCGACCTTCGTCGCCCGGACCATCGACTCCGACCGTAAGCATCTGCAGTCGGTGCTGCGCGCCGCCGCCGAGCACCAGGGTTCGGCGTTCGTGGAGATCTACCAGAACTGCAACATCTTCAACGACGGCGCGTTCGAGCAGTTGAAGGAGCCGGCGACCCGGGACGACTACCTGATCCGGCTGGAGCACGGCCAGCCGATCACGTTCGGGGCCGACGGGCAGTTCTGCGTGGTCCACCCGCCTGGCGGTTTCGGGTTGGAGGTCCGCGAGACCGCGTCGGTGCCGGCCGAGCAGATCGTGGTACACGACGCCACGATCGCCGAGCCCGCCTATGCGTTCGCGCTGTCCCGGCTGCCCGCCGCCGATCTGCGCAACACGCCAATCGGGGTGTTCCGCAGCGTGTCCCGGCCCAGCTACGACAGCTTGATCCAGACCCAGGTCGAGCAGGCCCGGGCGGCGGCCGAGGGCACCCCGGAGGAGCAGTTGGCCGGGCTGCTGCGCAGCGGCGACACCTGGTCGATCAACTGA
- the folP gene encoding dihydropteroate synthase has translation MGRTLRLGRRSLAPGDLAVMAIVNRTPDSFFDRGATFAADAALHAVAAAVDAGADIVDIGGVKAGPGTAVDVAEEIDRTVGTIAAVRAAFPDLVISIDTWRAEVAREAVVAGADLLNDTWAGADPRLAEVAAATGAGLICSHTGGTAPRTRPHRAAFDDVVADVVGTVTGLAERAVGLGVRPDGILIDPAHDFGKNTRHSLEVTRRLTELVDTGWPVLVALSNKDFIGETLDLPVDQRLEGTLAATAVSAWLGARVFRAHQVAATRRALDMVASIRGDRPPAVSRRALA, from the coding sequence ATGGGGCGTACGCTTCGGCTCGGCCGACGGTCCCTGGCACCCGGGGACCTCGCGGTGATGGCGATCGTCAACCGTACGCCCGATTCGTTCTTCGACCGGGGCGCGACCTTCGCGGCGGACGCCGCCCTGCACGCGGTCGCCGCCGCGGTCGACGCCGGCGCGGACATCGTCGACATCGGCGGGGTGAAGGCCGGACCCGGGACCGCCGTCGACGTGGCCGAGGAGATCGACCGTACGGTCGGCACGATCGCGGCGGTCCGGGCCGCCTTCCCGGACCTGGTCATCTCGATCGACACCTGGCGGGCCGAGGTGGCCAGGGAGGCGGTCGTGGCCGGCGCCGACCTGCTCAACGACACCTGGGCCGGCGCGGACCCCCGGCTCGCCGAGGTCGCGGCGGCGACCGGGGCAGGATTGATCTGCTCGCACACCGGTGGAACCGCGCCGCGAACCCGACCGCACCGGGCCGCGTTCGACGACGTGGTGGCCGACGTGGTGGGTACCGTGACCGGCCTCGCCGAGCGCGCGGTCGGTCTCGGGGTACGGCCGGACGGCATCCTGATCGACCCGGCGCACGATTTCGGCAAGAACACCCGGCACTCGCTGGAGGTCACCCGGCGGCTCACCGAACTGGTCGACACCGGCTGGCCGGTCCTGGTCGCCCTCTCCAACAAGGATTTCATCGGGGAAACCCTGGATCTGCCGGTCGACCAGCGGCTGGAGGGCACCCTGGCGGCGACGGCGGTCTCCGCCTGGTTGGGTGCCCGGGTGTTCCGGGCGCACCAGGTCGCGGCGACCCGGCGGGCGCTGGACATGGTGGCGTCGATCCGGGGCGACCGACCGCCGGCGGTGTCCCGCCGGGCGTTGGCCTGA
- a CDS encoding adenylate/guanylate cyclase domain-containing protein: MSAPIALPSGLVTFMFTDIEGSTRLARLLGRDYRPVLSEHRRLVRRTLSASDGTELFTEGDSFFVAFADASAALDACLRAQRALAAHEWPTPDVAPRVRMGLHTGQAEPVGGEYASPEVHRAARIAAAAHGGQVLCSAATAQAADPLPVGVSLLDLGLHRLRGFDDRERLFQLIAAGLERQFPRPRTADSASHNLPNQVSSFVGRRTERHELRQLVAEHRLVTVVGAGGAGKTRLAIEVAADASGGAAAESPAADPAPAGHPDGVWFVDVATVTDPGLVAFAVAAVFGLRPEPGRPILDTVVEYAAARRLLLVLDTCDAQPAACAEVIARLLGGGRQVRVLTTSREPLGVPGEVVWRIPPMSAEPGPAGGPSDAVALLLDRTAAARGGHPPGPTESAQLHRVAARLDGLPLAIELAAARLRVLSVGQLVDRLDDVLGVLDAGQEEPVDAQRSAGRRHGTLQATVTWSYRTLAPRAARLLRWMSVFAGPIDLATVEWLLDDDPLGPLAVLVDKSMIQAEPAAGGTSYRMLDPIRAYAARRLVEAGEEQVARDRHVAWALHALQRAYLGPDGKPVTLSLYTLDPLADELRAALRWSTTGGSARRGLQLASGLDQWWRERGLAREGRLWLFRLYGRIAETGEAIPEAELAAAYHMHSQHAGADGEFGEEMRFSHRAEAAARQAGDAGLLARVLAGRGASLIDLGQFVEAEQVCRRVIDWAAANGAVGDALFAVYSLAELLCRRGALDEAAEVLATARPAEAARPAERGRRTVDMLLGLVALGRRDLVAAHDHLVVALRSRMRYGFHRRACDTLNAMAVRCALGGDPSTAARLFGAAQATRSALRSTAGMFGGYWAQEQAKVRSAIGDSAFDAGYAQGSRMSLVEAAALALAVEHPDLTTGARWFADESADAVGDGGPLGGRGDRRPARPW, translated from the coding sequence GTGTCGGCACCGATCGCACTGCCGAGCGGACTGGTCACCTTCATGTTCACCGACATCGAAGGATCGACGAGGCTGGCCCGACTACTCGGCCGCGACTACCGCCCGGTGCTCAGCGAACACCGACGGTTGGTCCGGCGTACCTTGTCGGCCAGCGACGGCACCGAGTTGTTCACCGAAGGGGATTCGTTCTTCGTGGCGTTCGCGGACGCGTCCGCCGCACTGGACGCCTGCCTGCGCGCGCAGCGGGCGCTGGCCGCGCACGAGTGGCCGACCCCGGATGTCGCACCCCGGGTACGAATGGGGCTGCACACCGGGCAGGCCGAGCCGGTCGGGGGCGAGTACGCCAGTCCAGAGGTACACCGTGCGGCGCGCATCGCGGCGGCGGCGCACGGTGGCCAGGTCCTCTGTTCCGCTGCGACCGCCCAGGCCGCCGACCCGTTGCCGGTCGGCGTCTCGCTGCTCGATCTCGGCCTGCACCGGCTGCGCGGGTTCGACGACCGGGAGCGGCTGTTCCAGCTGATCGCCGCCGGGCTGGAGCGGCAGTTCCCCAGACCGCGTACGGCCGACTCGGCCAGCCACAACCTGCCCAATCAGGTCAGTTCCTTCGTCGGTCGCCGGACCGAACGCCACGAGCTGCGCCAGCTGGTCGCCGAACACCGGCTGGTCACCGTGGTGGGTGCCGGCGGCGCCGGCAAGACCCGGCTGGCAATCGAGGTCGCGGCCGACGCCAGCGGCGGTGCCGCCGCCGAATCACCGGCTGCGGACCCGGCTCCGGCCGGCCATCCGGACGGGGTGTGGTTCGTCGACGTCGCGACGGTCACCGATCCCGGGCTGGTCGCGTTTGCTGTCGCCGCGGTGTTCGGCCTGCGGCCGGAGCCGGGCCGGCCGATCCTGGACACCGTCGTCGAGTACGCGGCCGCCCGCCGGCTGCTGCTGGTGCTCGACACCTGTGACGCTCAGCCGGCGGCGTGTGCCGAGGTGATCGCCCGGCTGCTCGGCGGTGGCCGGCAGGTCCGGGTGCTGACGACCAGCCGGGAGCCGTTGGGGGTGCCCGGCGAGGTGGTGTGGCGGATTCCGCCGATGTCGGCCGAACCAGGGCCGGCCGGTGGCCCCAGCGATGCCGTGGCGCTGTTGCTGGACCGCACGGCGGCGGCCCGTGGCGGGCACCCGCCGGGTCCGACCGAGTCCGCCCAGCTGCACCGGGTGGCGGCCCGGCTGGACGGGTTGCCGCTGGCGATCGAGCTCGCCGCCGCCCGGTTGCGGGTGCTCTCCGTCGGGCAGCTCGTGGACCGCCTCGACGATGTCCTGGGGGTGCTGGACGCGGGGCAGGAGGAGCCGGTCGACGCGCAGCGCTCCGCCGGACGGCGGCACGGCACGCTACAGGCGACGGTCACCTGGTCCTACCGGACGCTGGCCCCCCGGGCGGCCCGGCTGCTGCGCTGGATGTCGGTCTTCGCCGGACCGATCGATCTGGCCACCGTGGAGTGGCTGCTCGACGACGATCCGCTGGGGCCGTTGGCGGTGCTGGTCGACAAATCGATGATCCAGGCCGAGCCGGCCGCCGGCGGCACCAGCTACCGGATGCTCGACCCGATCCGGGCATACGCGGCACGGCGGCTGGTCGAAGCGGGCGAGGAGCAGGTTGCCCGGGACCGGCACGTGGCCTGGGCGCTGCACGCGTTGCAGCGTGCCTACCTCGGTCCGGACGGCAAGCCGGTCACCCTTTCGCTGTACACCCTCGACCCGCTGGCCGACGAGCTGCGGGCCGCGCTGCGGTGGAGCACCACCGGTGGCAGCGCCCGGCGCGGCCTGCAGCTCGCCAGCGGGCTCGACCAGTGGTGGCGCGAACGCGGCCTGGCCAGGGAAGGCAGGCTGTGGCTGTTCCGGCTGTACGGGCGGATCGCCGAGACCGGCGAGGCGATTCCCGAGGCGGAGCTGGCCGCCGCGTACCACATGCATTCGCAGCACGCGGGCGCGGACGGCGAGTTCGGCGAGGAGATGCGGTTCTCGCACCGGGCGGAGGCCGCCGCCCGGCAGGCCGGCGACGCGGGTCTGCTGGCCCGGGTGCTGGCCGGTCGGGGTGCCTCGCTCATCGATCTCGGACAGTTCGTCGAGGCCGAGCAGGTGTGCCGGCGGGTGATCGACTGGGCGGCGGCGAACGGCGCGGTCGGCGACGCGCTGTTCGCCGTGTACAGCCTGGCCGAGCTGCTCTGCCGGCGGGGGGCGTTGGACGAGGCCGCCGAGGTGCTGGCCACCGCCCGGCCGGCGGAGGCCGCCCGGCCGGCGGAACGCGGCCGGCGGACCGTGGACATGCTGCTCGGGCTGGTGGCGTTGGGCCGCCGGGACCTGGTCGCCGCGCACGACCACCTGGTGGTGGCGCTGCGGTCCCGAATGCGGTACGGGTTCCACCGGCGGGCCTGCGACACGCTGAACGCGATGGCGGTCCGGTGCGCGCTGGGCGGTGACCCGTCGACCGCTGCCCGCCTGTTCGGTGCCGCTCAGGCGACCCGCTCGGCGCTGCGCAGCACGGCCGGCATGTTCGGCGGCTACTGGGCGCAGGAGCAGGCCAAGGTACGGTCGGCGATCGGCGACAGCGCGTTCGATGCCGGGTACGCGCAGGGTAGCCGGATGAGTCTGGTCGAGGCGGCGGCGTTGGCGCTCGCGGTGGAGCATCCGGATCTGACGACCGGCGCCCGGTGGTTCGCCGACGAATCCGCCGACGCGGTCGGTGACGGTGGCCCGCTCGGCGGCCGTGGTGACCGGCGGCCGGCACGGCCGTGGTGA
- a CDS encoding zinc ribbon domain-containing protein encodes MPRYEFRCRACGDTFEVNRPMTQAGDPASCPQGHPDTVKLLSTVAITGRGAGASGGLPAMPPAQAGGGGGCCGGGCGC; translated from the coding sequence ATGCCCCGGTACGAGTTCCGCTGTCGCGCGTGCGGCGACACCTTCGAGGTCAACCGTCCGATGACCCAGGCAGGCGATCCGGCGTCCTGCCCGCAGGGACATCCCGACACGGTCAAGCTGCTGTCCACCGTCGCGATCACCGGCCGTGGCGCCGGGGCCTCCGGTGGGCTGCCGGCAATGCCGCCAGCCCAGGCCGGCGGAGGTGGCGGCTGCTGCGGGGGCGGGTGCGGATGCTAG
- a CDS encoding phospholipase — protein MSRRLTTLLTAALLGLTAALGTAGPAAAVPADKPTVLSNWTQTSASSYSVWNSARLNQGAWAAYQFDWSTDYCSSSPDNPLGFDFRLSCHRHDFGYRNYKAIGQFSANKARVDSAFYEDLKRACARYSSFVRPACLSLAWTYYQAVRIFGVPVVNAADLERARQLQAAGPRLAGTD, from the coding sequence ATGTCCCGACGCCTGACCACCCTGCTCACCGCCGCCCTGCTCGGCCTCACCGCCGCCCTCGGCACGGCCGGCCCCGCCGCCGCCGTGCCCGCCGACAAGCCCACGGTGCTGTCCAACTGGACCCAGACCAGCGCGAGCAGCTACAGCGTCTGGAACTCGGCCCGGCTCAACCAGGGCGCCTGGGCCGCGTACCAGTTCGACTGGTCGACCGACTACTGCTCGTCCAGCCCGGACAACCCGCTCGGGTTCGACTTCCGGCTCTCCTGCCACCGGCACGACTTCGGCTACCGCAACTACAAGGCGATCGGCCAGTTCTCCGCCAACAAGGCACGGGTGGACAGCGCCTTCTACGAAGACCTCAAGCGGGCGTGTGCCCGCTACAGCAGCTTCGTCCGGCCGGCCTGCCTGAGCCTCGCCTGGACGTACTACCAGGCGGTGCGCATCTTCGGCGTGCCGGTCGTGAACGCCGCCGACCTGGAGCGGGCCCGGCAGCTGCAGGCCGCCGGGCCGCGGCTGGCCGGGACCGACTGA
- a CDS encoding NADH-quinone oxidoreductase subunit A codes for MQGYLGSYATLGLLLLVGVAFFTVGYGANRLLRPGRPADPVGKRASYECGLDPVGGDWAQAQIRYYVYAFLYVLFAVEAVFLFPWAVIFDRPGFGLVTVAEMGLFVTVLALGILYAWRKNVLRWT; via the coding sequence ATGCAGGGCTACCTCGGCTCGTACGCGACGTTGGGGCTGTTGCTGCTGGTCGGCGTCGCCTTCTTCACAGTCGGCTACGGCGCCAACCGGCTGCTACGGCCGGGGCGCCCGGCCGACCCGGTCGGTAAACGGGCCAGCTACGAGTGCGGCCTCGACCCGGTGGGCGGCGACTGGGCCCAGGCGCAGATCCGCTACTACGTGTACGCGTTCCTGTACGTGCTCTTCGCGGTGGAGGCGGTCTTCCTCTTCCCCTGGGCGGTGATCTTCGACCGGCCCGGGTTCGGCCTGGTCACCGTCGCCGAGATGGGCCTCTTCGTGACCGTCCTGGCGCTGGGCATCCTCTACGCCTGGCGCAAGAACGTGCTCCGCTGGACCTGA
- a CDS encoding potassium channel family protein: protein MIHFPAVRQGPLRALSLRLSAAVGLVLGVVAVVYADRDGYRDANGDGVSLLDSFYYAVVSLSTTGYGDIAPVTETARLVNVLIITPARVVFLIILVGTTLEVLTEQYRTNLRLTRWRKNVKDHVIICGYGTKGRSAVSALLENGFDKQHIVVVESSGIALRQATSAGLVAIEGSATRSSVLNEAHVKHAKAVIIATDSDDASVLVTLTVRQLTAGKVRIIAAAREAENAPLLRQSGAHHVIVSSATAGRLLGLSTSAPPLIDVVEDLLTPGQGMALAMRSANRDEVGTSPRQLANLVIALIRRGRVVSLADPDSVKIETGDLLVYVRDDRTSASTPSIG from the coding sequence GTGATTCACTTTCCCGCCGTACGGCAAGGGCCGTTGCGGGCACTGAGCCTGCGGCTGTCGGCGGCGGTCGGCCTGGTGCTCGGCGTGGTGGCCGTGGTGTATGCCGACCGCGACGGCTACCGGGACGCCAACGGTGACGGAGTCTCGCTGCTCGACAGCTTCTACTACGCGGTGGTCAGCCTCTCCACCACCGGGTACGGCGACATCGCCCCGGTCACCGAGACGGCGCGGCTGGTCAACGTCCTGATCATCACGCCCGCCCGGGTGGTCTTCCTGATCATCCTGGTCGGCACCACCCTGGAGGTGCTCACCGAGCAGTACCGGACGAACCTTCGACTGACCCGGTGGAGAAAGAACGTGAAGGATCACGTCATCATCTGCGGCTACGGCACCAAGGGCCGCAGCGCCGTCTCCGCGCTGCTGGAGAACGGCTTCGACAAGCAGCACATCGTCGTCGTGGAGAGCAGCGGGATCGCCCTGCGGCAGGCGACCTCCGCCGGGCTGGTGGCCATCGAAGGATCGGCCACCCGCTCGTCGGTGCTCAACGAGGCGCACGTCAAGCATGCCAAGGCGGTGATCATCGCGACCGACAGCGACGACGCCTCAGTCCTGGTCACGCTGACCGTCCGGCAGTTGACCGCCGGGAAGGTACGGATCATCGCCGCCGCCCGGGAAGCGGAGAACGCGCCGCTGCTACGGCAGAGCGGCGCGCACCATGTCATCGTCTCGTCCGCCACCGCGGGCCGGCTGCTCGGCCTGTCCACGTCGGCACCGCCGCTGATCGACGTGGTCGAGGATCTGCTCACCCCGGGACAGGGGATGGCGCTGGCGATGCGTTCGGCGAACCGCGACGAGGTGGGCACCTCACCTCGGCAACTGGCCAACCTGGTGATCGCGCTGATCCGGCGCGGCCGGGTGGTGTCGCTCGCCGACCCGGACAGCGTCAAGATCGAGACAGGTGACCTGCTGGTCTACGTGCGGGACGACCGCACCTCGGCCAGCACGCCGTCGATCGGCTGA
- a CDS encoding DivIVA domain-containing protein yields MDQFLLVLVAALTVAAVVFGVTVLVTGNDPGLVPVEPDGRAVPLPGTRPLLEHDVSQVRFDTALRGYRMAQVDQALRRAAYDIGYKDELIEVLQAEVAALREGRTEDADQLRRARDAALVPAVDLAGTPVAGASADPTESADLIAGPTEPAGALESASADRIESVPADEPQSASADRSESAPSPTADAAAGPGSRPADAAAGPEIRPADGAAR; encoded by the coding sequence ATGGATCAGTTTCTCCTCGTTCTGGTCGCCGCGTTGACCGTCGCCGCGGTCGTCTTCGGGGTCACCGTGCTCGTCACCGGCAACGACCCTGGGCTGGTCCCGGTCGAGCCGGACGGGCGGGCGGTCCCGCTGCCCGGCACCCGGCCGCTGCTGGAGCACGACGTCAGCCAGGTGCGGTTCGACACCGCGCTGCGCGGGTACCGGATGGCGCAGGTCGACCAGGCGCTGCGCCGGGCGGCGTACGACATCGGGTACAAGGACGAGTTGATCGAGGTGCTGCAGGCCGAGGTGGCCGCGCTGCGGGAAGGGCGGACCGAGGACGCCGACCAGTTGCGGCGGGCCCGGGACGCGGCCCTCGTGCCGGCCGTCGACCTGGCGGGGACCCCGGTGGCCGGCGCGTCGGCCGACCCTACCGAGTCGGCCGACCTCATCGCCGGCCCGACGGAGCCGGCCGGGGCCCTGGAATCAGCCAGCGCCGACCGGATCGAGTCCGTGCCCGCCGACGAGCCGCAGTCCGCGTCCGCCGACCGGTCGGAGTCCGCCCCGTCGCCCACGGCCGACGCAGCCGCCGGGCCGGGGAGCCGCCCGGCCGACGCAGCCGCCGGGCCGGAGATCCGCCCGGCCGACGGTGCTGCCAGGTGA